One window of the Desulfurispira natronophila genome contains the following:
- a CDS encoding conjugal transfer protein TraF, which produces MKRIYALTLTVLFFAAPLLASTFPSSGSSLTLGPLSNPHHLSSLTHNPAAGSLATDDGNRYRFGLLTSVGAGYELGPVDSLVDELDDLADRIDDIDNFSDFQDLKDDFDDLLVQMGQDGYLKVSAFAHVPLMPIAITHSLWHGTLIFDASYNGAVRMGVLDSPIEWNDESAEAFTNTSLYLKGAAVREISLGYSMPWAITGNRLHTGVRLKHYEGDLYKNVIALMDSDDVSDTFEDEYDANEHNDSDIGIDIGVLWSDDFYHLGATLRNANEPSLRYPVLGNCNGLTGSARTNCETAKDFSHRINMEERYTMTPQAQLEGALHSPDKFWLIGASVDANPVYDSVGDEVQWAALGLAFNTNSWVIPAYRFGYRTNLAGSELSYVTTGFTLFRVLSLDVAYGLDKVEFDEEEYPRSMAFNLGLEVSF; this is translated from the coding sequence ATGAAACGAATTTACGCACTCACTCTCACGGTTCTTTTTTTCGCGGCCCCGCTGCTGGCATCTACTTTCCCCTCCTCTGGCTCATCGTTGACGCTGGGCCCACTGAGCAACCCCCACCACCTCTCATCCCTGACCCACAACCCAGCTGCAGGCTCCCTTGCCACTGACGACGGGAATCGCTACCGCTTTGGGTTACTGACCTCCGTTGGTGCCGGGTACGAGCTGGGACCGGTGGACAGCCTGGTGGATGAGCTGGATGATCTTGCTGATCGCATTGATGATATCGACAATTTCAGCGACTTTCAGGACCTCAAGGATGATTTTGACGATCTGCTGGTGCAGATGGGGCAGGATGGCTACCTGAAGGTCAGTGCCTTTGCCCATGTACCTTTGATGCCCATTGCCATTACCCACAGCCTTTGGCACGGAACACTTATTTTTGATGCCTCGTATAACGGTGCTGTGCGCATGGGGGTCCTGGATAGTCCCATTGAGTGGAATGATGAATCCGCTGAAGCCTTTACGAATACCTCTCTCTACCTAAAAGGCGCTGCTGTTCGTGAAATCTCACTGGGTTACAGTATGCCCTGGGCTATTACCGGCAACCGGTTACACACCGGAGTACGTTTGAAGCACTATGAGGGCGATCTGTACAAGAACGTTATCGCCTTGATGGACTCCGACGACGTTAGTGATACCTTCGAAGATGAGTATGACGCCAACGAGCACAACGACAGCGATATTGGTATTGATATCGGGGTACTGTGGTCCGACGACTTCTACCACCTGGGGGCCACCTTGCGCAATGCCAACGAACCCTCCCTGCGCTATCCGGTTCTGGGTAACTGTAATGGACTGACGGGAAGTGCCCGCACGAACTGCGAGACAGCAAAGGACTTTAGTCACCGTATCAACATGGAAGAGCGCTACACTATGACTCCCCAGGCACAGCTGGAAGGTGCCCTGCACAGCCCTGACAAGTTCTGGCTCATTGGAGCCAGTGTCGATGCCAATCCAGTGTACGACAGCGTCGGTGACGAAGTGCAGTGGGCTGCTTTGGGACTGGCTTTCAATACCAACAGCTGGGTCATTCCCGCTTACCGATTTGGCTATCGCACCAACCTGGCAGGCAGTGAACTAAGCTACGTTACCACCGGTTTTACCCTCTTCCGGGTATTGTCGCTGGATGTTGCCTACGGTCTGGACAAGGTGGAATTTGATGAAGAAGAGTATCCCCGTTCGAT